The Banduia mediterranea genomic interval GTCGGCCCGGGACGCCGCGACTCCGAAGCGTTCGCCGCCGGCGATCGGGTGTCCCGGCACGAACCACTGCGGCCACTCGCCGCACACGGCAATCACCGATTCGATCACCGAACCCTTGGTGCTTCCGACATCGGTCACCACCGTACCGGGCGCAAGGGCCGGTATCAGCGCCGCGACCACCGATCCGACGGCACCCACCGGAACCGCCAGCAGCACCAGATCGGCATCGCTCACCGCATCGGCGACGCTATGCCCCACTCGATCGATCACACCGAGCGACAGCGCCTGCTCCAACTGCTGCGCATCCGTATCGTAGGCGCTGATCCGTTCCGCCTGCCCGGCCTCGCGCAAGGCGCGCGCCACCGAACCACCGATCAAACCAATGCCGACAACCGCCAGATTCACGCGCCGGAACTCATTTTAAGAATGTCTTTCAATGTATTGATAAATCTTGAATTCTCTTCCCCAGTTCCGATCGATACACGAATGAAGTCCGGCATCTTGTAGGAACCCATCGGACGCACGATCACACCGCGCTCCAGCAGCCCCTGATGAATCGGCGAGGCATCCCGGCCGAAGTCGATCGTCAGAAAATTGGCCTGGGATGGCAGCGTTTTAAGACCCAGGGCATGGACTTCCGCCGTCATGCGGGCCAACTCACGCGTGTTCAGTTCCACTGATTTGCGGACGAAGTCCTGGTCTTCCAGGGCCAGCTCGGCCGCCAGCAGCGCCAGGCTGTTGTTGTTGAACGGCTGGCGTACGCGGTTCAGCAAATCCGCCAGCGACGGATGCGACAGACCATAGCCCACGCGCAGCGAAGCCAGGCCGTAGACCTTGGAGAAGGTCCGCGTCACCAGCAGATTCGGATAGCGACTCAGCAGCGCGCGGCTATCGGTGCGCAGCGCCGGCGCCTGGTAGTCGAAATAGGCCTCGTCGAGCACCACCACGACCTGCTCAGGTACCTCTTCCAGAAACGCCTCGATCTGCTCCGGCGCCAGCCAGGTGCCGGTGGGGTTGTTCGGATTGGCGATGAATACCGCCGCGACGTCGTCACGCAGTTCCCGCGCAAAGCCTTCGAGGTCATGCCCCATCGGCATCGAAGCATGGTCTCGCGGCAGCGCCGGCACCACGATCGCCTCCGCGTTCTGCGCCTGCGTGGCGATCGAATACACCGCGAATGCGTACTGCGAGAACAACGCGGCGCGGCCCGGGCCGAGGAACACCCGCGACACGAACTCCAGCAAATCGTTGGAGCCATTGCCCAGGGTGATGCAATCGGCGTCAACGCCGTGATAGGCCGCCAGCTTCTTCTTCAGGCGAAAGCCGCCCCCATCGGGATAGCGGCTCAGCTCGCCGCGCGCGGTCGCCGCCAGCATCTCGCAGACAGCAGGACTGGCGCCCAGCGGGTTTTCATTGGACGCGAGCTTGATCGCATCCTTGACGCCGAGCCGACGCTGCAGTTCCTCCAGCGGCATGCCGGGCTGGTAGGGCGCGAGCTGCAGGACACCGGGCAGCGCATTCTTGAGGTAGGCGGGATTGTTCATTGCTTAGGTCGGGTCATTCAAAAACTCGGTTAGCGCAAGGACGCGAAGGCGCCTCAAACTGCAAACCAGAACTCATTCTTCGCGACTTGGCGTCTCTGCGCGAACCCTGCGGCTTCGGCTTCAGATCACGGCCCTGGGGTAAGACCCCAGAATCTTGAAGAAGCCGGCACGTCCGCGCAGTTCGTCCAGCGCGGCGGCCACCGCCGCATCGCTCTGATGGCCTTCGATATCGACGAAGAAGTTGTAGTCCCACACCGCGCGACGACTCGGACGGGACTCGATCTTCGAAAGATTGATGCCGCCGCGGGCAAACGGTTCGAGCAGACGGAACAGTGCGCCAGCCTCCCCACCCTGCGGCGCCGAGCAGACGATCGAGGTGCGATCGGCGCTGGTGGCTTCGGGGTTCTGTCGTCCGATGATCAGGAAGCGCGTGGTGTTGTTCGGGTCGTCTTCGATATTGCTGGCCAGCGTGCGCAGACCATACAGCTCGCCCGCCGCGGCGCTGGCGATCGCGGCGCAGTTCGGCTGATCGGCGGCACGCCGCGCGGCCGCGCCATTGCTGGGCATCGGTTCGCGTGGCACGCCCGGCAGTTTGACATCCAGCCAGCGCCGGCACTGCGCGAAGGACTGAGGGTGCGAATACACCACCTCGATTCCGCTGCTGTCCTGCCGTTTGCTCAGCAGCTGGTGGTGTACCGGTAGCCAGACCTCGCCGCAGATCGACAGCGGCGTCTGCGCCAGCGCATCGAGCGTACTGGTGACGACGCCTTCCGTGGAGTTTTCGATCGGCACCACGCCGTACATCGCGGAGCCGGATTCGACGTCACGGAAGATTTCGTCGATCGCGCTGGCCGCCTGCGCCGCCACCTGGTGACCGAAATGCTTGTAGACCGCGGCCTGCGTGTAGGTGCCTTCCGGCCCCAGGTAGGACACCGCCAGCGGGGTCTCCAGCGCCAGGCAGGCCGACATCACCTCGCGCATGATGCGCGCCATCACCTCGTCCGCAAGCGGGCCGCCGAGTTCGCGATTGCGTTCCTTGGCGCGGCGCAGCACCTCGGCTTCGCGCGCGGGACGATAGTGGTCGGTGGTGTCGCCGGACTCGGCCTTGATGTCGCGTACGCGCTGCGCCACGCGCGCACGTTCGCTGATCATCCGCTGGATTTCGGTATCCAGCGCATCGATACGGCTGCGGGCATCGGCAAGCGTGCGAAGTTCCATCGTCGGCGGTTCGGCGTCGGTCACGGAAAAAGGGCGCAAAGTTTAGCGGCTGGCGGCCATTCTCGCTTGATTGAAGGCCCGCCGGAATACTTGCCCGAGCGCAGCCGCTTCAGCCGCGAGTGCGCGTGAATTCGCGCATGTAGTCCACCAGAGCCTGCACGCCGGCTGCGTCCATCGCGTTGTAGAGCGAGGCGCGCATGCCGCCCACCAACCGGTGCCCCTTGAGGCCTGGCAGGCCGGCCGCCTTGGCGCCGTCCAGAAACGCTGTATCCAGTGCCGCATCGGCGAGTGTAAACGTCACATTCATCCACGACCGGTCCGGTCGCGCCACCGGGCAGCGATAGAAGGACTGAGCATCGATGTAGTCGTAAAGCAACGAGGATTTGCGCGCATTGCGCGCCGCCATCGCCTCCAGCCCGCCTTGCGCCTTGATCCACTTGAGCACCAGCCCCGACACGTACCAGGCAAAGCACGGCGGCGTGTTGAGCATCGACTCGCTGTCGGCCACGGCCTTGTAATCGAAGACCGACGGCAGCGCCGGATGGGTCTGACCGATCAGGTCCTCGCGCACGATGACGATGGTGAGCCCGGCCGGCCCCAGGTTCTTCTGGGCGCCGGCGAAAATCAGGCCGTAGCGCTCGACCTCGATCGGCCGCGACAGGAACGAGGACGAAAAATCCGCGACCAGGGGCACCGTGCCGACCTCCGGCACATCATGCAGTTCCACGCCCTCGATGGTTTCGTTCGGCGTGTAGTGAAAATAGGCGGCATCGTCCGACAGCGACCAGGTATCGGCCGCCGGCACATGATCGTAGCGACCATCCGCCGGTTCGGCGACGACATGTGGCGTTCCGTACCGCCGGAATTCCATCACCGCCTTGCGGCTCCAGACACCGGTCAGCAGAAAATCGGCGCGATCACGTCCCCGCAGCAGATTCATCGGAATCACGCCGAACTGCGCGGTCGCCCCGCCCTGCATGAACAGCACTTTGTAATTCGCCGGCACGTCCAGCAGTTCACGCAGGTCCGCTTCGGCCTCGGTGGCGATCGACATGAACGGCTTGTCGCGATGCGACATCTCCATGACC includes:
- the serC gene encoding 3-phosphoserine/phosphohydroxythreonine transaminase codes for the protein MSRVHNFSAGPATLPLSVLEQVQSELLDWRGTGMSVMEMSHRDKPFMSIATEAEADLRELLDVPANYKVLFMQGGATAQFGVIPMNLLRGRDRADFLLTGVWSRKAVMEFRRYGTPHVVAEPADGRYDHVPAADTWSLSDDAAYFHYTPNETIEGVELHDVPEVGTVPLVADFSSSFLSRPIEVERYGLIFAGAQKNLGPAGLTIVIVREDLIGQTHPALPSVFDYKAVADSESMLNTPPCFAWYVSGLVLKWIKAQGGLEAMAARNARKSSLLYDYIDAQSFYRCPVARPDRSWMNVTFTLADAALDTAFLDGAKAAGLPGLKGHRLVGGMRASLYNAMDAAGVQALVDYMREFTRTRG
- the hisC gene encoding histidinol-phosphate transaminase, encoding MNNPAYLKNALPGVLQLAPYQPGMPLEELQRRLGVKDAIKLASNENPLGASPAVCEMLAATARGELSRYPDGGGFRLKKKLAAYHGVDADCITLGNGSNDLLEFVSRVFLGPGRAALFSQYAFAVYSIATQAQNAEAIVVPALPRDHASMPMGHDLEGFARELRDDVAAVFIANPNNPTGTWLAPEQIEAFLEEVPEQVVVVLDEAYFDYQAPALRTDSRALLSRYPNLLVTRTFSKVYGLASLRVGYGLSHPSLADLLNRVRQPFNNNSLALLAAELALEDQDFVRKSVELNTRELARMTAEVHALGLKTLPSQANFLTIDFGRDASPIHQGLLERGVIVRPMGSYKMPDFIRVSIGTGEENSRFINTLKDILKMSSGA
- the pheA gene encoding prephenate dehydratase; its protein translation is MELRTLADARSRIDALDTEIQRMISERARVAQRVRDIKAESGDTTDHYRPAREAEVLRRAKERNRELGGPLADEVMARIMREVMSACLALETPLAVSYLGPEGTYTQAAVYKHFGHQVAAQAASAIDEIFRDVESGSAMYGVVPIENSTEGVVTSTLDALAQTPLSICGEVWLPVHHQLLSKRQDSSGIEVVYSHPQSFAQCRRWLDVKLPGVPREPMPSNGAAARRAADQPNCAAIASAAAGELYGLRTLASNIEDDPNNTTRFLIIGRQNPEATSADRTSIVCSAPQGGEAGALFRLLEPFARGGINLSKIESRPSRRAVWDYNFFVDIEGHQSDAAVAAALDELRGRAGFFKILGSYPRAVI